In Candidatus Coatesbacteria bacterium, a single window of DNA contains:
- a CDS encoding sigma-70 family RNA polymerase sigma factor has protein sequence MRTGSDDPALEAYFNEISRIPILSRQEELELAKRAKAGDEEATKRLVEANLRFVVKMAYRYLNQGLPLTDLISAGNEGLIIAARHFEPERGNRLISYAVWWIRQSISRVLANDARTIRLPFYIYCDLYRLKRVREMFRAREGREAKVGELSAELGMPEKKIEKLRKLAGGELSLNRPIVPDESTEMLDLIADADSPNPEDDMLELDRIREVELYLSKLPERQARVVSMHYGIGCKPMTLREIGEVFDLSRERIRQIEVQAFQRVRAMASRELN, from the coding sequence ATGAGAACGGGCAGCGACGATCCGGCCCTCGAGGCCTACTTCAACGAGATCAGCCGCATCCCGATATTGAGCCGCCAGGAGGAGCTGGAGCTGGCCAAGCGCGCCAAGGCTGGAGACGAGGAGGCCACCAAGCGCCTCGTCGAGGCCAACCTGCGCTTTGTGGTCAAGATGGCCTACCGCTACCTCAACCAGGGCTTGCCGCTGACGGACCTGATCAGCGCCGGTAATGAGGGGCTGATCATCGCCGCCCGGCACTTCGAGCCCGAGCGCGGCAACCGCCTGATCTCCTACGCCGTCTGGTGGATCCGCCAGTCGATCAGTCGGGTGCTGGCCAACGATGCCCGCACCATCCGCCTGCCCTTCTACATCTACTGCGACCTCTACCGCCTCAAGCGGGTTCGCGAGATGTTCCGCGCCCGCGAGGGGCGCGAGGCCAAGGTCGGCGAGCTCTCCGCCGAGTTGGGCATGCCGGAGAAAAAGATCGAGAAGCTGCGCAAACTGGCCGGCGGCGAGCTGTCGCTCAACCGGCCCATCGTGCCCGACGAGAGCACGGAGATGCTCGATCTGATCGCCGACGCCGACAGCCCCAACCCCGAGGACGATATGCTGGAGCTGGACCGCATCCGCGAGGTCGAGCTCTACCTCAGCAAGCTGCCCGAGCGCCAGGCCAGGGTGGTCAGCATGCACTACGGCATCGGTTGCAAGCCGATGACGCTGAGGGAGATCGGCGAGGTCTTCGACCTCTCCCGAGAGCGCATCCGCCAGATCGAGGTCCAGGCCTTCCAACGGGTGCGGGCCATGGCCAGCCGCGAACTCAACTAG
- a CDS encoding Trm112 family protein, with the protein MNLEELLEILACPACKTAVHLDDTGERIICDRCGRRYLIRDGIPVMLVDEAEGGDA; encoded by the coding sequence GTGAACCTGGAAGAGCTGCTGGAGATCCTGGCCTGCCCGGCCTGCAAGACCGCCGTGCATCTCGACGACACCGGGGAGCGGATCATCTGCGACCGCTGCGGTCGCCGCTACCTCATCCGCGACGGCATCCCGGTGATGCTCGTCGACGAGGCCGAGGGCGGGGACGCCTGA
- a CDS encoding BamA/TamA family outer membrane protein → MIRRLTSLALLVACLAAAGRGIVGVEIEGGELPGLEALVGDELDRGVVGALLEEEARRLAAAGFLDARIEVEYVERAGGMLLRVNVDAGTRAPLGEVTINGARTLEPVDIEAAARAGWRREGVSGLLDAVARLYAAAGYLELESRLGGFQRDPGGSLSLTLELVEGRRTILEGLEVRGVRGRAARSVELVCGLEDGQPLLPRTLAVLERRLARSGYYDDWTISYADGLIVEVVPGPALMADGALGLREADGGGVDLFGELSVDWINIAGGARDLELLYRQRTTDDADYRLAFRERYLSGGWADLDLEYDGLRRSRRRADALALTYTRRLGVDLELSLGLRGSLDDSYLGGESEYLGLRAALNWDRGRPPNNPAAGSRLGLLAEAGRRGYAEIRRTPLKLRARADFFWTPAEPHTLALLLEGGTSRLDPGAVEDYFYLGGAAKPRGYRAEELPCDAYVQGSLEYRLRLGADGRLFAFGDAAYLSPRQTGRFISRAMELATLEYSYGLGLSVDIGIGGLEVVYAVGAERELDEGVVQVRLVSGGF, encoded by the coding sequence GTGATCCGCCGTCTGACAAGCCTGGCGCTGCTGGTCGCCTGCCTGGCGGCGGCCGGGCGCGGCATCGTCGGCGTCGAGATCGAGGGCGGCGAGCTGCCCGGGCTGGAGGCGCTGGTCGGCGACGAACTCGACCGCGGGGTGGTCGGAGCCCTGCTGGAGGAGGAGGCGCGCCGCCTCGCCGCCGCCGGCTTTCTCGACGCCCGGATCGAGGTCGAGTACGTCGAGCGCGCCGGCGGGATGCTGTTGCGGGTCAACGTCGACGCCGGAACGCGCGCCCCCCTCGGCGAGGTGACGATCAACGGCGCTCGGACTCTGGAGCCCGTCGACATCGAGGCCGCGGCCCGGGCCGGTTGGCGCCGCGAGGGCGTCAGCGGGCTGCTGGACGCCGTCGCCCGCCTGTACGCCGCCGCCGGTTATCTGGAACTCGAATCCCGCTTGGGCGGTTTCCAGCGCGACCCCGGCGGCTCCCTCTCCCTGACCCTGGAGTTGGTCGAAGGCCGGCGCACGATCCTCGAGGGGCTCGAGGTCCGCGGCGTCCGGGGCCGGGCCGCCCGCAGCGTCGAGTTGGTCTGCGGTCTCGAGGACGGTCAGCCCCTGCTGCCCCGGACTCTGGCCGTCCTCGAGCGCCGCCTGGCCCGCAGCGGCTACTACGATGACTGGACCATCAGCTACGCCGACGGCCTGATCGTCGAGGTCGTTCCCGGCCCCGCCCTGATGGCCGACGGCGCCCTGGGGCTGCGCGAGGCCGACGGGGGCGGCGTGGACCTGTTCGGCGAACTGAGTGTGGATTGGATAAACATCGCCGGCGGCGCCCGCGATCTCGAGCTGCTCTACCGCCAGCGCACTACCGACGACGCCGATTACCGGCTGGCCTTCCGCGAGCGCTATCTGTCCGGTGGCTGGGCCGACCTCGACCTGGAGTACGACGGGCTGCGTCGGAGCCGGCGCCGCGCCGACGCCCTCGCCTTGACCTATACCCGCCGTCTGGGCGTCGATCTGGAGCTGTCCCTGGGGCTGAGGGGCTCCCTCGACGACAGTTACCTGGGCGGTGAGAGTGAGTACCTGGGGTTGCGGGCCGCGCTGAACTGGGATCGGGGCCGACCGCCTAACAACCCCGCCGCCGGGTCGCGCCTGGGTCTGCTTGCCGAGGCCGGCCGCCGCGGCTACGCCGAGATACGACGAACTCCGCTGAAACTGCGGGCGCGGGCCGATTTCTTTTGGACCCCGGCCGAGCCACACACCCTGGCCCTGCTGCTCGAGGGCGGAACCTCCCGGCTCGACCCCGGCGCCGTCGAGGATTACTTCTACCTCGGCGGGGCGGCCAAACCCCGGGGCTACCGGGCCGAGGAGCTGCCCTGCGACGCCTACGTCCAGGGCAGTCTGGAGTATCGTCTGCGCCTGGGGGCCGACGGCCGGCTGTTCGCCTTCGGCGACGCCGCCTACCTCAGCCCGCGCCAGACCGGCCGCTTCATCTCGCGGGCGATGGAGCTCGCCACTCTCGAATACTCCTATGGTCTGGGTCTGAGCGTCGATATCGGCATCGGCGGCCTGGAGGTCGTCTACGCCGTCGGCGCCGAGCGGGAGCTCGACGAAGGTGTCGTCCAGGTCCGCCTGGTCAGCGGCGGCTTCTGA
- a CDS encoding DUF4388 domain-containing protein, with the protein MFMRGTFKELSQAEVVQLLIMNRKTGRLVFNENGDRITVFFREGAIIDAEGADAQGEEAFFQPFCWDVGSFEFIPEEIERPQRIESNWQKLLFDASSRVGELDKLRERIGYSFSIPRPTAGFDPTMYDGLELDRQILAGINGRRNIREISRRVGLKVPEVLKRLDSLRDEGLVEIVKTPVTDRMIEILERYIGGAAREFVEREKRRFGHDIELASRDEMGELCGNSEIFALEYTSRAEARALNRELREFVQSLF; encoded by the coding sequence ATGTTTATGCGCGGAACCTTCAAGGAGCTTTCCCAGGCTGAGGTCGTTCAGCTGTTGATCATGAATCGTAAAACCGGCCGCCTGGTTTTCAACGAGAACGGCGACCGGATTACCGTCTTTTTCCGCGAGGGCGCCATCATCGACGCCGAGGGCGCCGACGCCCAGGGCGAAGAGGCTTTCTTCCAGCCCTTCTGCTGGGACGTGGGCAGTTTCGAGTTCATCCCCGAGGAGATCGAGCGCCCCCAACGGATCGAGAGCAACTGGCAGAAACTGCTCTTCGACGCCTCCAGCCGGGTCGGCGAGCTCGACAAGCTGCGCGAGCGCATCGGCTACAGCTTTTCCATCCCCCGGCCCACCGCCGGCTTTGATCCGACCATGTACGACGGCCTGGAGCTGGACCGCCAGATCCTGGCCGGTATCAACGGCCGGCGCAACATCCGCGAAATCAGCCGCCGGGTCGGGCTCAAGGTGCCCGAGGTGCTCAAGCGCCTGGACAGCCTGCGCGACGAGGGCCTCGTCGAGATCGTCAAGACCCCGGTGACCGACCGGATGATCGAGATCCTCGAGCGCTACATCGGCGGCGCGGCCCGGGAGTTCGTCGAGCGCGAGAAGCGCCGCTTCGGCCACGACATCGAGCTGGCCAGCCGCGACGAGATGGGCGAATTGTGCGGTAACTCCGAGATCTTCGCCCTCGAGTACACCTCCCGCGCCGAGGCCCGGGCGCTGAACCGGGAGCTGCGCGAATTCGTCCAGTCCCTGTTCTGA
- a CDS encoding NTP transferase domain-containing protein, with amino-acid sequence MERYQAIIPAAGIGTRLKPHTHTLPKALLSVAGKPILGYILDDVAALGIRKVTVVTGFFAEKVEEYVRRSHPELDCVFARQTEQLGLGHAVWTALNENAERRGLASLIILGDTIVEADLAGMFARQESVICVAPTENPRRFGIVSLEGERISGMVEKPQNPPTNLAIVGIYLIRDSELLYQRLGGNISDGVRTRGEFQLTDALAAMLDAGTPFVPWRIGRWFDCGKPETLLATNRALLDRDPPPTGDFDSCVIIPPVFIAADVELRGSVIGPYASIDTGARITDSIVRDSLVGRGAELTGVQLDQSLVGLGARVTGAFSTINAGDDSIISLG; translated from the coding sequence ATGGAGCGCTACCAGGCTATCATCCCCGCCGCCGGCATCGGCACCCGCCTCAAACCCCACACCCACACCCTGCCCAAGGCCCTGCTTTCCGTGGCCGGCAAGCCGATTCTGGGCTACATCCTCGACGACGTCGCCGCCCTGGGCATCCGCAAGGTCACCGTGGTGACGGGCTTCTTCGCCGAGAAGGTCGAGGAGTATGTCCGCCGGTCTCATCCCGAACTGGACTGCGTCTTCGCCCGCCAGACCGAGCAGCTCGGTCTGGGCCACGCCGTCTGGACGGCGCTCAACGAGAACGCTGAACGGCGCGGGCTGGCCAGCCTGATCATCCTGGGCGACACCATCGTCGAGGCCGATCTGGCTGGAATGTTCGCCCGCCAAGAGAGTGTCATCTGCGTGGCGCCGACGGAGAACCCGCGGCGCTTCGGCATCGTCAGTCTCGAGGGGGAACGAATCAGCGGGATGGTGGAGAAGCCGCAGAATCCGCCGACCAACCTGGCCATCGTCGGCATCTACCTGATCCGGGATTCCGAGCTGCTGTATCAACGACTGGGCGGCAACATCAGCGACGGGGTACGCACCCGGGGCGAGTTCCAGCTCACCGACGCCCTGGCGGCCATGCTCGATGCCGGTACTCCCTTCGTCCCCTGGCGCATCGGACGCTGGTTCGACTGCGGCAAACCCGAGACCCTGCTGGCGACGAACCGGGCCCTGCTCGACCGCGATCCGCCGCCGACCGGCGATTTCGACTCCTGCGTGATCATCCCGCCGGTCTTCATCGCCGCCGATGTCGAGTTGCGCGGTTCGGTCATCGGACCCTACGCCAGCATCGACACCGGTGCCCGGATCACCGATTCGATCGTTCGCGACAGCCTGGTGGGACGGGGCGCCGAATTGACCGGCGTCCAGCTCGATCAGTCCCTGGTCGGCCTCGGGGCCCGCGTCACCGGGGCTTTCTCCACCATCAACGCCGGTGACGACAGCATCATCAGCCTGGGATAA